A region from the Branchiostoma lanceolatum isolate klBraLanc5 chromosome 2, klBraLanc5.hap2, whole genome shotgun sequence genome encodes:
- the LOC136428612 gene encoding mediator of DNA damage checkpoint protein 1-like isoform X2 — MDLDQTQAINWDQYEDSTDDELDNDPKPVAHLKVLCQRGFPETLFPLYQGDNLIGRSDTCNVHVPLTSLSKKHACIEVRGDTHFIYDCGSRNRTRRGEKLFLVPNQRYELQHGVKLYLADVSCEYVREEQPAVQEAVDDSGSETGSESLFTGLSEEQQPDKQPNLIPKTPAGPTSEQTRLYVEESGSEGEGGDRNGVNTSDFIVQDSQPTPQPGKLAIPLVFGSPGNEESPIQKSFAIIEDSEEEDDDDRPLLDDTDIANAATQAYALNSSADSRDDEDSLPDIAMEPTQAYVLNSSHEEDNFADCPTQAYGLDSDTDIEEADGATSAPTQPVEGQTSKRIANKDREATQECSEDDVPTDEVTQPLQDSIDKNEPTQTVGETLPFTTDQDEPPPTLPVHPHGEMEGTLPVAALGDAGKIDEQPTLMILSEEATQRSEGNHKTNESNKNRTGSSQGFVTSENSSKPKTYPYDTDSETEKGAFEEATQAYALEEEDIEEEMTQPRGKEEMKEQQIDDAEEATQADKSEEETLEPETQSFEEGEQNGHACFSEETTQAYNSAEDEAVEETQAFGESEDQQGKDSDIEEAETQAYGDEEDTDEETKAVSSTEADDDFANMETQAYGEEEEEEIDDLANAATQAYGLFNQDDETPEPDEMATAETLAYGEEDMMATQAYGVDTDTDAEPTQADSTEEESRGIAESPTMAYDDKLGETQAYGVEAEDDEEVVPETQEDDGVVATPIPLPQLKSALHSPDHPRRQVNRVGFTNKVQEVEPAADPEDQLVETQAYGLDEDEETDAVVNVTKESEQDVEPAAASESDNELMETQAYGLDEGEEATKEDETNEEVIPAKFPDAGARALKVTKGAEPEKVEDAGRKNIRQKRGGKSSSEEKTSAKLEETLTRRSTKGHKQEDPADTDSPAANVPAELAVEKPVRLGRGRRSAPVKAPAEPKGGEAEDKPPRQSTRRAGRLQRKEDKENGEEVQPGSSDNIKKPNTRGRKSEPAPSTSKHEEETTGSVDTTGDNQDEDTDRVLLLDIPEEVTTGKTTRKGRGKKSEPAAASSAPESTSNTGRGRGRRGKENDTESVASDITDDLEEARPSRRSVRGKQKETVKAKQGEKQESRRRTRGRAAKDEDEVEQTGNDDEQKEVNGSESIRSDAAKGEEEGTVEMNAPEQVPATRRGRGRKSVAAFTRRGKASAVEESAEDKEPVGVKNAVPKIFVSEEAPGPSGRQSRKRKGAAVEENETPAAGDGETKEVEGNQKPRAKRGLQASKEETKETAEESSQPRGRGRKKTRSGQKNEGGEENTLSATSQSMQASTASENADQQEAATGRRRGRSGQKSAENAAPEVSAKTTPPDAPDALSSPSQRTRRAISGDSKPRIMFTGVVDRQGEKIVKDLGGDLVDSVINCTHLVTDKVRRTVKFLCLLARGQLIVSTDWLDRCKDCRTFLDAAPFMIKDPATEKQYNFCLAASHEKAREAPMLEGYRVHVTAGVRPDPTQMKDIISCAGGEFLKTMPRALADGTVVVSCEADRKQCEAALKASVPVVTAEFLLTGILRQEVDIEAHRLFADFDRSSNKRKSTTPAADTGKRSRRR, encoded by the exons ATGGATTTGGACCAGACGCAGGCCATTAACTGGGACCAGTATGAGGACTCCACTGATGACGAACTTGACAATGATCCCAAACCT GTGGCCCACCTGAAGGTGCTGTGTCAGAGAGGGTTCCCTGAAACTCTCTTCCCACTCTACCAAGGAGACAACTTGATTGGGCGTAGTGACACATGCAATGTTCATGTCCCTCTAACG TCATTATCAAAGAAGCATGCCTGTATAGAGGTTCGTGGCGACACCCACTTCATATACGACTGTGGGAGCAGAAACAGGACAAGGCGTGGAGAAAAG TTGTTCCTGGTGCCGAACCAGCGTTACGAGCTGCAGCATGGCGTGAAGCTGTACCTGGCTGATGTCAGCTGCGAATACGTCCGGGAAGAACAGCCTGCTGTCCAG GAAGCTGTTGACGACTCTGGTTCAGAGACAGGATCGGAGTCTTTGTTCACTGGACTATCAGAGGAACAGCAGCCAGACAAG CAGCCCAACCTGATTCCAAAGACCCCGGCTGGGCCGACGTCAGAACAGACTCGCCTGTATGTAGAGGAGTCAGGCagtgaaggggaggggggtgacagGAACGGTGTCAACACAAGCGACTTCATCGTACAAGACTCACAACCTACTCCACAACCTGGCAAATTGG CTATTCCCTTAGTATTTGGTAGTCCTGGAAATGAAGAGAGCCCCATTCAGAAGTCATTTGCAATCATTGAGGACAGCGAAGAAG aagatgatgatgacaggccTCTCCTCGATGACACAGACATCGCCAACGCAGCCACTCAGGCGTACGCCCTCAACAGCTCAGCAGACTCCCGGGACGACGAGGATTCTCTCCCTGATATTGCCATGGAGCCGACACAAGCCTATGTCTTAAACAGCTCACACGAAGAGGACAACTTTGCTGACTGTCCAACACAAGCCTATGGCCTGGACAGTGACACAGACATAG AGGAAGCCGATGGCGCAACGTCTGCTCCTACCCAGCCAGTTGAAGGACAAACATCTAAAAGAATTGCTAATAAAG ACAGGGAAGCTACACAGGAGTGCAGTGAGGATGATGTACCTACAGACGAagtcacacag CCATTACAAGACTCTATTGACAAGAATGAACCAACTCAAACTGTGGGGGAGACCTTACCATTCACTACTGACCAGGATGAACCCCCTCCCACCTTACCTGTCCACCCCCATGGAGAAATGGAAGGTACCCTGCCTGTTGCAGCACTAGGGGATGCTGGGAAGATAGACGAACAACCAACTCTGATGATTCTCAGTGAAGAAGCAACTCAAAGGTCAGAGGGGAATCACAAGACAAATGAGTCAAACAAGAACAGAACAGGCAGCTCTCAAGGATTTGTGACATCAGAAAACAGCAGTAAGCCAAAGACATACCCTTATGATACTGATTCAGAAACCGAAAAGGGTGCTTTTGAAGAAGCCACCCAAGCATATGCTCTAGAAGAAGAAGATATAGAGGAAGAGATGACACAGCCCAGAGGAAAAGAAGAAATGAAAGAACAACAGATTGACGATGCAGAAGAGGCAACCCAGGCTGACAAAAGTGAGGAAGAAACACTAGAACCAGAGACACAGTCTTTTGAGGAAGGGGAGCAAAATGGACATGCTTGTTTTTCAGAAGAGACAACTCAAGCTTACAACAGTGCTGAGGACGAGGCAGTAGAAGAGACACAGGCATTCGGTGAATCAGAGGACCAACAAGGAAAAGATTCAGACATTGAGGAAGCAGAGACTCAAGCTTATGGAGATGAAGAAGACACTGATGAAGAAACAAAAGCTGTGAGCAGTACTGAAGCTGATGATGACTTTGCCAACATGGAGACACAGGCATAtggagaggaggaggaggaggagattgATGACTTAGCCAATGCTGCAACTCAG GCCTATGGATTGTTCAACCAAGACGATGAAACTCCAGAGCCTGATGAGATGGCCACTGCTGAGACCTTGGCTTATGGTGAGGAAGACATGATGGCAACACAGGCGTATGGGGTGGACACAGACACAGACGCAGAACCAACACAGGCAGACAGTACAGAAGAGGAGTCCCGAGGCATTGCTGAATCACCAACCATGGCTTATGATGACAAGCTTGGTGAAACCCAGGCTTACGGAGTTGAAGCAGAGGACGATGAAGAG GTTGTTCCTGAAACACAAGAGGATGATGGAGTCGTGGCCACACCCATTCCCCTCCCCCAGCTGAAGTCAGCCCTGCACAGTCCTGACCACCCCAGAAGGCAGGTCAACAGGGTTGGCTTTACCAACAAGGTTCAGGAAGTCGAGCCAGCTGCAGATCCTGAAGACCAACTTGTAGAGACTCAGGCTTATGGACTTGATGAGGATGAAGAGACTGATGCAGTTGTCAATGTTACTAAG GAGTCAGAACAGGATGTAGAGCCAGCCGCTGCCTCTGAATCTGATAATGAACTTATGGAAACTCAAGCTTATGGACTTGATGAAGGAGAAGAGGCCACCAAG GAAGACGAAACAAATGAGGAAGTCATTCCTGCCAAGTTTCCAGATGCAGGAGCTAGAGCTCTGAAAGTAACCAAAGGTGCAGAACCAGAGAAAGTGGAAGATGCAG GAAGGAAAAACATAAGACAGAAACGAGGGGGTAAAAGTTCATCGGAGGAAAAAACTTCTGCAAAGCTGGAAGAGACCCTCACAAGGAGAAGTACCAAAGGTCACAAACAAGAGGACCCTGCAGACACCGACAGTCCAGCTGCAAATGTTCCAGCTGAATTGGCTGTAGAAAAACCAGTAAGGTTGGGACGTGGGAGAAGGTCAGCACCTGTAAAAGCACCTGCAGAGCCCAAAGGAGGAGAAGCAGAAGACAAGCCTCCACGTCAGTCGACCAGGAGAGCCGGTAGGCTCCAGAGAAAGGAGGACAAGGAAAACGGGGAGGAAGTCCAGCCAGGTAGCAGCGATAACATCAAGAAACCAAACACAAGAGGTAGAAAATCTGAACCTGCTCCAAGCACAAGTAAACACGAGGAAGAAACTACTGGTAGTGTTGATACAACAGGTGATAACCAAGATGAGGACACTGATAGAGTCCTGCTCCTAGACATTCCAGAGGAAGTAACAACTGGAAAGACAACACGGAAAGGACGGGGAAAGAAATCTGAGCCAGCAGCTGCAAGCAGTGCGCCAGAATCCACCAGTAACACAGGCAGGGGTAGAGGAAGGAGAGGGAAAGAGAACGACACAGAAAGTGTTGCATCAGACATTACAGATGACCTAGAAGAGGCAAGACCTTCAAGAAGATCAGTGAGAGGGAAGCAGAAAGAAACAGTCAAGGCTAAGCAGGGAGAAAAGCAGGAAAGTAGAAGGAGAACAAGAGGAAGAGCAGCTAAGGACGAAGACGAAGTAGAACAGACAGGTAATGATGATGAACAAAAAGAGGTTAACGGTTCTGAAAGCATTCGCAGCGATGCAGCAAAGGGTGAAGAGGAGGGGACAGTGGAAATGAATGCTCCAGAACAAGTGCCAGCAACCAGACGGGGTAGGGGTAGAAAGAGTGTGGCAGCGTTTACGAGAAGAGGTAAAGCAAGTGCTGTTGAGGAAAGTGCAGAGGACAAAGAACCTGTGGGTGTCAAAAATGCAGTGCCAAAAATATTTGTCAGTGAAGAAGCCCCTGGACCAAGTGGCAGACAGTCCAGGAAACGGAAAGGAGCAGCTGTGGAAGAAAATGAAACACCTGCTGCTGGCGACGGTGAAACGAAAGAGGTTGAAGGAAACCAGAAGCCCAGAGCAAAGAGAGGACTACAAGCTTCCAAGGAAGAAACCAAGGAAACAGCAGAAGAAAGCAGTCAGCCAAGGGGAAGAGGGAGGAAAAAGACCAGAAGTGGACAGAAGAATGAAGGCGGAGAAGAAAATACTTTG AGCGCCACATCACAGTCTATGCAGGCAAGCACAGCCTCTGAGAATGCTGATCAACAG GAAGCGGCCACAGGCCGCAGACGTGGCAGGAGTGGTCAGAAATCTGCTGAGAATGCAGCTCCAGAAGTGTCCGCCAAAACGACTCCACCTGATGCACCTGACG CTCTAAGCAGTCCCAGCCAAAGGACCAGGAGGGCCATCTCTGGAGACAGTAAACCCAGGATCATGTTCACTGGGGTGGTGGACAGGCAGGGGGAAAAG ATAGTGAAGGACCTGGGAGGAGATCTGGTGGATTCTGTCATTAACTGCACACATCTGGTGACAGACAAG GTGAGAAGAACAGTGAAGTTTCTGTGTCTGCTGGCGCGGGGTCAGCTGATCGTCAGCACAGACTGGCTGGACAGGTGCAAGGACTGTCGGACCTTCCTAG ATGCCGCCCCCTTCATGATAAAAGACCCAGCTACAGAGAAACAGTACAACTTCTGTCTGGCCGCATCCCACGAGAAGGCTCGGGAGGCGCCCATGTTGGAGGGGTACAGAGTACATGTCACTGCAGGGGTGAGACCTGACCCTActcaaatgaaag ATATTATCAGCTGTGCAGGAGGCGAG TTTCTGAAGACGATGCCCAGAGCCCTCGCAGACGGGACAGTGGTGGTATCGTGCGAGGCTGACAGGAAACAGTGTGAAGCGGCTCTGAAGGCCAGCGTTCCTGTCGTCACTGCGGAGTTCCTCCTGACGGGAATCCTGCGCCAGGAAGTGGACATTGAGGC TCACAGACTGTTTGCTGACTTTGACAGAAGTTCCAACAAGAGGAAGAGTACTACACCAGCAGCTGACACTGGCAAGAGATCCAGGCGCCGATAG
- the LOC136428615 gene encoding acyl-protein thioesterase 2-like, with protein sequence MCGNAMSSQIDPVTVSATGKHTATVIFLHGLGDTGHGWSYALSEIRQPHIKYICPTAPKMPVTLNEGYEMTSWFDLYTLNIGGREDEAGIKKAAALVQGMVEEEEKGGIPTNRIVLGGFSQGGALALYAAFTLEKPLAGMVALSSWLPLHESFPDAMKVNNESPILQCHGDLDPVVPYKFGQMTKSVLSKMCSNYTFNTYPGMMHSSNAKEMQDVKEFLDKILPAV encoded by the exons ATGTGCGGAAACGCCATGTCCTCTCAGATCGACCCTGTCACCGTCTCCGCAACTGGCAAGCACACCGCTACG GTTATCTTCCTCCATGGCCTGGGAGACACGGG GCACGGCTGGTCGTATGCACTGTCAGAAATCAGGCAGCCACACATCAAGTACATCTGCCCTACAGC ACCCAAGATGCCCGTAACCCTGAATGAGGGTTATGAGATGACATCATGGTTCGACCTGTACACTTTGAACATTGGCGGCCGGGAGGATGAAGCTGGGATCAAAAAAGCAGCGGCTCTAG TACAGGGGatggtggaggaggaggagaagggggGCATCCCCACCAACCGGATCGTGCTGGGAGGGTTCTCCCAGGGGGGTGCGCTCGCCCTGTATGCCGCCTTCACCCTGGAGAAGCCCCTGGCAGGCATGGTAGCGCTGAGTTCCTGGCTGCCCCTTCATGAGTCCTTCCCAGAC GCCATGAAGGTGAACAATGAGTCTCCCATCCTACAATGCCACGGAGACCTGGACCCAGTTGTACCGTACAAGTTTGGCCAGATGACCAAGTCCGTCTTGTCCAAGATGTGTAGCAATTACACCTTCAACACCTACCCCGGCATGATGCACAGCTCCAACGCAAAG GAAATGCAGGATGTAAAAGAGTTCCTGGACAAAATACTGCCAGCAGTCTGA
- the LOC136428612 gene encoding mediator of DNA damage checkpoint protein 1-like isoform X1, translated as MDLDQTQAINWDQYEDSTDDELDNDPKPVAHLKVLCQRGFPETLFPLYQGDNLIGRSDTCNVHVPLTSLSKKHACIEVRGDTHFIYDCGSRNRTRRGEKLFLVPNQRYELQHGVKLYLADVSCEYVREEQPAVQYLQEAVDDSGSETGSESLFTGLSEEQQPDKQPNLIPKTPAGPTSEQTRLYVEESGSEGEGGDRNGVNTSDFIVQDSQPTPQPGKLAIPLVFGSPGNEESPIQKSFAIIEDSEEEDDDDRPLLDDTDIANAATQAYALNSSADSRDDEDSLPDIAMEPTQAYVLNSSHEEDNFADCPTQAYGLDSDTDIEEADGATSAPTQPVEGQTSKRIANKDREATQECSEDDVPTDEVTQPLQDSIDKNEPTQTVGETLPFTTDQDEPPPTLPVHPHGEMEGTLPVAALGDAGKIDEQPTLMILSEEATQRSEGNHKTNESNKNRTGSSQGFVTSENSSKPKTYPYDTDSETEKGAFEEATQAYALEEEDIEEEMTQPRGKEEMKEQQIDDAEEATQADKSEEETLEPETQSFEEGEQNGHACFSEETTQAYNSAEDEAVEETQAFGESEDQQGKDSDIEEAETQAYGDEEDTDEETKAVSSTEADDDFANMETQAYGEEEEEEIDDLANAATQAYGLFNQDDETPEPDEMATAETLAYGEEDMMATQAYGVDTDTDAEPTQADSTEEESRGIAESPTMAYDDKLGETQAYGVEAEDDEEVVPETQEDDGVVATPIPLPQLKSALHSPDHPRRQVNRVGFTNKVQEVEPAADPEDQLVETQAYGLDEDEETDAVVNVTKESEQDVEPAAASESDNELMETQAYGLDEGEEATKEDETNEEVIPAKFPDAGARALKVTKGAEPEKVEDAGRKNIRQKRGGKSSSEEKTSAKLEETLTRRSTKGHKQEDPADTDSPAANVPAELAVEKPVRLGRGRRSAPVKAPAEPKGGEAEDKPPRQSTRRAGRLQRKEDKENGEEVQPGSSDNIKKPNTRGRKSEPAPSTSKHEEETTGSVDTTGDNQDEDTDRVLLLDIPEEVTTGKTTRKGRGKKSEPAAASSAPESTSNTGRGRGRRGKENDTESVASDITDDLEEARPSRRSVRGKQKETVKAKQGEKQESRRRTRGRAAKDEDEVEQTGNDDEQKEVNGSESIRSDAAKGEEEGTVEMNAPEQVPATRRGRGRKSVAAFTRRGKASAVEESAEDKEPVGVKNAVPKIFVSEEAPGPSGRQSRKRKGAAVEENETPAAGDGETKEVEGNQKPRAKRGLQASKEETKETAEESSQPRGRGRKKTRSGQKNEGGEENTLSATSQSMQASTASENADQQEAATGRRRGRSGQKSAENAAPEVSAKTTPPDAPDALSSPSQRTRRAISGDSKPRIMFTGVVDRQGEKIVKDLGGDLVDSVINCTHLVTDKVRRTVKFLCLLARGQLIVSTDWLDRCKDCRTFLDAAPFMIKDPATEKQYNFCLAASHEKAREAPMLEGYRVHVTAGVRPDPTQMKDIISCAGGEFLKTMPRALADGTVVVSCEADRKQCEAALKASVPVVTAEFLLTGILRQEVDIEAHRLFADFDRSSNKRKSTTPAADTGKRSRRR; from the exons ATGGATTTGGACCAGACGCAGGCCATTAACTGGGACCAGTATGAGGACTCCACTGATGACGAACTTGACAATGATCCCAAACCT GTGGCCCACCTGAAGGTGCTGTGTCAGAGAGGGTTCCCTGAAACTCTCTTCCCACTCTACCAAGGAGACAACTTGATTGGGCGTAGTGACACATGCAATGTTCATGTCCCTCTAACG TCATTATCAAAGAAGCATGCCTGTATAGAGGTTCGTGGCGACACCCACTTCATATACGACTGTGGGAGCAGAAACAGGACAAGGCGTGGAGAAAAG TTGTTCCTGGTGCCGAACCAGCGTTACGAGCTGCAGCATGGCGTGAAGCTGTACCTGGCTGATGTCAGCTGCGAATACGTCCGGGAAGAACAGCCTGCTGTCCAG TACCTGCAGGAAGCTGTTGACGACTCTGGTTCAGAGACAGGATCGGAGTCTTTGTTCACTGGACTATCAGAGGAACAGCAGCCAGACAAG CAGCCCAACCTGATTCCAAAGACCCCGGCTGGGCCGACGTCAGAACAGACTCGCCTGTATGTAGAGGAGTCAGGCagtgaaggggaggggggtgacagGAACGGTGTCAACACAAGCGACTTCATCGTACAAGACTCACAACCTACTCCACAACCTGGCAAATTGG CTATTCCCTTAGTATTTGGTAGTCCTGGAAATGAAGAGAGCCCCATTCAGAAGTCATTTGCAATCATTGAGGACAGCGAAGAAG aagatgatgatgacaggccTCTCCTCGATGACACAGACATCGCCAACGCAGCCACTCAGGCGTACGCCCTCAACAGCTCAGCAGACTCCCGGGACGACGAGGATTCTCTCCCTGATATTGCCATGGAGCCGACACAAGCCTATGTCTTAAACAGCTCACACGAAGAGGACAACTTTGCTGACTGTCCAACACAAGCCTATGGCCTGGACAGTGACACAGACATAG AGGAAGCCGATGGCGCAACGTCTGCTCCTACCCAGCCAGTTGAAGGACAAACATCTAAAAGAATTGCTAATAAAG ACAGGGAAGCTACACAGGAGTGCAGTGAGGATGATGTACCTACAGACGAagtcacacag CCATTACAAGACTCTATTGACAAGAATGAACCAACTCAAACTGTGGGGGAGACCTTACCATTCACTACTGACCAGGATGAACCCCCTCCCACCTTACCTGTCCACCCCCATGGAGAAATGGAAGGTACCCTGCCTGTTGCAGCACTAGGGGATGCTGGGAAGATAGACGAACAACCAACTCTGATGATTCTCAGTGAAGAAGCAACTCAAAGGTCAGAGGGGAATCACAAGACAAATGAGTCAAACAAGAACAGAACAGGCAGCTCTCAAGGATTTGTGACATCAGAAAACAGCAGTAAGCCAAAGACATACCCTTATGATACTGATTCAGAAACCGAAAAGGGTGCTTTTGAAGAAGCCACCCAAGCATATGCTCTAGAAGAAGAAGATATAGAGGAAGAGATGACACAGCCCAGAGGAAAAGAAGAAATGAAAGAACAACAGATTGACGATGCAGAAGAGGCAACCCAGGCTGACAAAAGTGAGGAAGAAACACTAGAACCAGAGACACAGTCTTTTGAGGAAGGGGAGCAAAATGGACATGCTTGTTTTTCAGAAGAGACAACTCAAGCTTACAACAGTGCTGAGGACGAGGCAGTAGAAGAGACACAGGCATTCGGTGAATCAGAGGACCAACAAGGAAAAGATTCAGACATTGAGGAAGCAGAGACTCAAGCTTATGGAGATGAAGAAGACACTGATGAAGAAACAAAAGCTGTGAGCAGTACTGAAGCTGATGATGACTTTGCCAACATGGAGACACAGGCATAtggagaggaggaggaggaggagattgATGACTTAGCCAATGCTGCAACTCAG GCCTATGGATTGTTCAACCAAGACGATGAAACTCCAGAGCCTGATGAGATGGCCACTGCTGAGACCTTGGCTTATGGTGAGGAAGACATGATGGCAACACAGGCGTATGGGGTGGACACAGACACAGACGCAGAACCAACACAGGCAGACAGTACAGAAGAGGAGTCCCGAGGCATTGCTGAATCACCAACCATGGCTTATGATGACAAGCTTGGTGAAACCCAGGCTTACGGAGTTGAAGCAGAGGACGATGAAGAG GTTGTTCCTGAAACACAAGAGGATGATGGAGTCGTGGCCACACCCATTCCCCTCCCCCAGCTGAAGTCAGCCCTGCACAGTCCTGACCACCCCAGAAGGCAGGTCAACAGGGTTGGCTTTACCAACAAGGTTCAGGAAGTCGAGCCAGCTGCAGATCCTGAAGACCAACTTGTAGAGACTCAGGCTTATGGACTTGATGAGGATGAAGAGACTGATGCAGTTGTCAATGTTACTAAG GAGTCAGAACAGGATGTAGAGCCAGCCGCTGCCTCTGAATCTGATAATGAACTTATGGAAACTCAAGCTTATGGACTTGATGAAGGAGAAGAGGCCACCAAG GAAGACGAAACAAATGAGGAAGTCATTCCTGCCAAGTTTCCAGATGCAGGAGCTAGAGCTCTGAAAGTAACCAAAGGTGCAGAACCAGAGAAAGTGGAAGATGCAG GAAGGAAAAACATAAGACAGAAACGAGGGGGTAAAAGTTCATCGGAGGAAAAAACTTCTGCAAAGCTGGAAGAGACCCTCACAAGGAGAAGTACCAAAGGTCACAAACAAGAGGACCCTGCAGACACCGACAGTCCAGCTGCAAATGTTCCAGCTGAATTGGCTGTAGAAAAACCAGTAAGGTTGGGACGTGGGAGAAGGTCAGCACCTGTAAAAGCACCTGCAGAGCCCAAAGGAGGAGAAGCAGAAGACAAGCCTCCACGTCAGTCGACCAGGAGAGCCGGTAGGCTCCAGAGAAAGGAGGACAAGGAAAACGGGGAGGAAGTCCAGCCAGGTAGCAGCGATAACATCAAGAAACCAAACACAAGAGGTAGAAAATCTGAACCTGCTCCAAGCACAAGTAAACACGAGGAAGAAACTACTGGTAGTGTTGATACAACAGGTGATAACCAAGATGAGGACACTGATAGAGTCCTGCTCCTAGACATTCCAGAGGAAGTAACAACTGGAAAGACAACACGGAAAGGACGGGGAAAGAAATCTGAGCCAGCAGCTGCAAGCAGTGCGCCAGAATCCACCAGTAACACAGGCAGGGGTAGAGGAAGGAGAGGGAAAGAGAACGACACAGAAAGTGTTGCATCAGACATTACAGATGACCTAGAAGAGGCAAGACCTTCAAGAAGATCAGTGAGAGGGAAGCAGAAAGAAACAGTCAAGGCTAAGCAGGGAGAAAAGCAGGAAAGTAGAAGGAGAACAAGAGGAAGAGCAGCTAAGGACGAAGACGAAGTAGAACAGACAGGTAATGATGATGAACAAAAAGAGGTTAACGGTTCTGAAAGCATTCGCAGCGATGCAGCAAAGGGTGAAGAGGAGGGGACAGTGGAAATGAATGCTCCAGAACAAGTGCCAGCAACCAGACGGGGTAGGGGTAGAAAGAGTGTGGCAGCGTTTACGAGAAGAGGTAAAGCAAGTGCTGTTGAGGAAAGTGCAGAGGACAAAGAACCTGTGGGTGTCAAAAATGCAGTGCCAAAAATATTTGTCAGTGAAGAAGCCCCTGGACCAAGTGGCAGACAGTCCAGGAAACGGAAAGGAGCAGCTGTGGAAGAAAATGAAACACCTGCTGCTGGCGACGGTGAAACGAAAGAGGTTGAAGGAAACCAGAAGCCCAGAGCAAAGAGAGGACTACAAGCTTCCAAGGAAGAAACCAAGGAAACAGCAGAAGAAAGCAGTCAGCCAAGGGGAAGAGGGAGGAAAAAGACCAGAAGTGGACAGAAGAATGAAGGCGGAGAAGAAAATACTTTG AGCGCCACATCACAGTCTATGCAGGCAAGCACAGCCTCTGAGAATGCTGATCAACAG GAAGCGGCCACAGGCCGCAGACGTGGCAGGAGTGGTCAGAAATCTGCTGAGAATGCAGCTCCAGAAGTGTCCGCCAAAACGACTCCACCTGATGCACCTGACG CTCTAAGCAGTCCCAGCCAAAGGACCAGGAGGGCCATCTCTGGAGACAGTAAACCCAGGATCATGTTCACTGGGGTGGTGGACAGGCAGGGGGAAAAG ATAGTGAAGGACCTGGGAGGAGATCTGGTGGATTCTGTCATTAACTGCACACATCTGGTGACAGACAAG GTGAGAAGAACAGTGAAGTTTCTGTGTCTGCTGGCGCGGGGTCAGCTGATCGTCAGCACAGACTGGCTGGACAGGTGCAAGGACTGTCGGACCTTCCTAG ATGCCGCCCCCTTCATGATAAAAGACCCAGCTACAGAGAAACAGTACAACTTCTGTCTGGCCGCATCCCACGAGAAGGCTCGGGAGGCGCCCATGTTGGAGGGGTACAGAGTACATGTCACTGCAGGGGTGAGACCTGACCCTActcaaatgaaag ATATTATCAGCTGTGCAGGAGGCGAG TTTCTGAAGACGATGCCCAGAGCCCTCGCAGACGGGACAGTGGTGGTATCGTGCGAGGCTGACAGGAAACAGTGTGAAGCGGCTCTGAAGGCCAGCGTTCCTGTCGTCACTGCGGAGTTCCTCCTGACGGGAATCCTGCGCCAGGAAGTGGACATTGAGGC TCACAGACTGTTTGCTGACTTTGACAGAAGTTCCAACAAGAGGAAGAGTACTACACCAGCAGCTGACACTGGCAAGAGATCCAGGCGCCGATAG